From a single Phalacrocorax carbo chromosome 10, bPhaCar2.1, whole genome shotgun sequence genomic region:
- the SNN gene encoding stannin: MSIMDHSPTTGVVTVIVILIAIAALGALILGCWCYLRLQRISQSEDEESIVGEGETKEPFLLVQYSAKGPCVERKAKLTPNGTEVHS; encoded by the coding sequence ATGTCTATTATGGATCATAGCCCCACCACTGGAGTGGTGACTGTTATTGTTATTTTGATTGCTATTGCAGCTCTTGGTGCCTTGATACTGGGCTGCTGGTGTTACTTGCGTCTGCAGAGGATCAGCCAGTCTGAAGATGAGGAAAGCATTGTGGGTGAAGGAGAAACCAAAGAGCCCTTTCTTCTGGTGCAGTATTCTGCTAAAGGACCTTGTGTAGAGAGGAAAGCTAAACTAACTCCAAACGGCACAGAAGTACATAGCTAA
- the TXNDC11 gene encoding thioredoxin domain-containing protein 11 isoform X3: MQEAEAFLLFSCDTLIPSEPGVLGYFEFNASPQPPGYLTFFTSALHSLKKDYLGTIRFGVITDKHVAEEISLVHSGSVYLHRHVNTSLIYPNDAMNYTAENICKWALENREMFIRWLRPHGGKSLLLNNELKKGPALLIFIPYDPLAEIHPLLDEITKVALEYHSCNKSQAAEPDLQHLGDTDSPALDSSVLDAHMKLPETFSITKYPCCNTVVLPQWHSISRTHNICELCVNQTLGVKPNKVHVPHCNFLEIEAALDSFYLQERTFFQVISNTIECSNFLSFYSPFSYYTACCRTVNRHFLSFISSEKTIFQTPKIAFSSHGKKDNSQHSIPHIEDRNCFIPDLHISSTNITGLSCRTNKTLNLYLLDSNLFWIYAERLGASNSTHLKEFAAIVDLKEEVHYVLDQNQSLVGSTLENFIKNFSILYSPLKRHLVDDSSVHFHEQHVITEVTTNTFQDTVFLSEKNVLLLYYAQWCGFCASLNHIFIQLARLLPPDNFTVARIDITRNDLPWEFMTDRLPTILFFPHQRKEQSVKFPEDFSVNLPNLLKFILHHSSLSSSEPCTKECLHKKAVLQQGHISHLEREIQKLRTEISALHQAHNQLEAQLSEARREEHRLQQQKHTLEKQHKTLQLHSEQLQATYDQKNQELLEMAEKLQELADASENLLKENTLLRILVASREGKLQSKDETKESLQSEQTLFEDSDISVSTATTTSEEKRIDNTDTIETEHSSGNRTE, translated from the exons CCTGGAGTTCTAGGATATTTTGAGTTCAATGCTTCACCTCAACCTCCTGGTTATTTAACATTCTTCACATCAGCATTACATTCATTAAAGAAAG ATTACCTTGGAACAATACGCTTTGGAGTGATCACGGATAAACACGTTGCAGAGGAGATCTCACTGGTGCATTCAGGCAGCGTGTATTTGCACAGACACGTCAACACATCTCTT ATCTATCCAAATGATGCCATGAACTATACTGCTGAGAACATTTGCAAGTGGGCTCTAGAAAATCGAGAGATGTTCATACGCTGGCTGAGACCACATGGTGGAAAAAGCCTTCTTCTAAACAATGAGCTGAAGAAAGGACCAGCACTTCTCATATTTATACCTTACGATCCCTTAGCAGAAATTCATCCTCTTTTAGATGAA ATTACCAAAGTGGCCTTGGAATACCACAGCTGTAATAAAAGCCAAGCAGCTGAGCCAGATCTTCAACACTTAGGAGACACTGATTCACCAGCATTGGATTCCTCTGTACTAGATGCACATATGAAATTACcagaaacattttcaataaCCAAGTACCCATGCTGTAACACAGTGGTGCTTCCACAGTGGCATTCAATATCTAGAACTCACAACATCTGTGAGCTTTGCGTTAACCAGACACTTGGTGTCAAACCAAATAAAGTCCATGTGCCACACTGTAACTTTTTAGAGATAGAAGCAGCTTTGGACTCTTTCTACCTCCAGGAACGTACCTTTTTTCAAGTTATATCAAATACCATAGAATGCAGCAATTTCTTAAGCTTCTATAGTCCTTTTAGCTATTACACTGCATGTTGCAGGACGGTAAACAGGCATTTTTTAAGTTTCATTAGTTCTGAGAAGACCATCTTTCAGACCCCCAAAATAGCATTTTCTTCCCATGGGAAGAAAGATAACAGCCAACATTCTATTCCTCACATTGAGGATAGGAATTGTTTTATTCCTGACCTTCATATTAGTAGCACTAACATTACTGGTCTGAGCTGCAGGACCAACAAAACCTTGAATCTTTATCTCCTGGATTCAAATCTTTTTTGGATATATGCAGAGAGACTAGGAGCATCAAATTCTACTCACCTTAAGGAATTTGCTGCCATTGTTGACCTGAAAGAAGAAGTGCATTATGTCCTGGATCAAAATCAATCACTTGTTGGATCTACCCTGG AgaacttcattaaaaatttcaGTATTCTCTACAGTCCCTTGAAAAGGCATCTTGTTGATGACTCTTCAGTCCATTTTCATGAACAGCATGTAATCACTGAAGTGACTACTAATACCTTTCAAGATACCGTGTTTTTGAGTGAAAAG aatgtCTTGCTGCTATATTACGCACAGTGGTGTGGATTCTGTGCTTCTCTCAATCACATCTTTATTCAACTTGCTCGGCTTTTGCCTCCAGATAATTTCACTGTGGCAAG AATTGATATCACTCGAAATGACCTTCCATGGGAATTTATGACAGACCGTCTCccaaccattttattttttcctcatcagag GAAGGAACAAAGTGTGAAGTTCCCTGAAGACTTCTCAGTTAATCTTCCTAATctacttaaatttattttacatcaCTCAAGTCTTTCTTCATCAGAGCCCTGTACCAAAGAATGCCTACATAAAAAGGCAGTTCTACAGCAAGGACACATTTCCCACTtggaaagagaaattcagaagttAAGAACAGAAATCAGTGCCCTTCATCAAGCCCACAACCAGCTTGAAGCACAGCTTTCTGAAGCTAGGAGGGAGGAACATAGATTACAGCAGCAAAAACACacactggaaaagcagcacaagacTCTGCAGCTCCACAGTGAGCAGTTACAGGCCACATATGACCAAAAGAATCAAGAATTATTAGAAATGGCTGAAAAGCTTCAAGAGTTAGCTGATGCATCAGAAAACCTCCTTAAAGAGAATACTTTACTGAGAATCCTGGTGGCATCAAGGGAAGGAAAGCTACAAAGCAAAGATGAAACTAAAGAATCCCTTCAGTCAGAACAAACACTTTTTGAAGATAGTGATATATCAGTTTCAACAGCTACCACcacatcagaggaaaaaaggattgATAATACTGATACCATAGAGACAGAGCACAGTAGTGGAAACAGGACAGAATGA